GGATTTTTTGTTTCCAAATTTATGAACCGGATGATCCGTTAATCAATCAACGATCCTTATGCTTCAAGTTTATTTAGTCGGAGTTACTTGATTGTTCTCTCTGTTCACATCAGCCATAAGATTTTTTGGGTCTATTTTTACTTCTACAGCCTTTTTTTCGGTCTCAAATATATACGTTTCATTTACCCAGGCCCAGCTTTCCAGAACTTTAGCTTTGGTAGGTTTATGGCCATACATCTTGCGTAAAGGAATATTAAAATCCTCTGTGGTACCATCTTCATATACAACATGTACGTCCAGTGGCATGGGCATAGAACCGGTTCTTTTTAAGGTAATGCTGTTCCCGTCAACCCCATCAACTTCATAATCGATCACCTTTGTTGAATTGATCCAGTAATTCATATACCATTCCAGCTGAATGCCAGAAACTTTTTCAGCAGTTCGTTTAAAATCGGTTGGAGTAGGGTGCGTGAATTTATAGTCCTCATAATACCTGAGAAGTGTCTTGTCCAAATTGTCCTTTCCAATGATATAACCCAATTGAGAAAGAAAAACACTTCCTTTACTATAGGCCGAAATACTATACACAAAATTGGAATCAAAGTGATCGGCAAGAGTGGTTAAGGGTTCCTGTTTACCGCTTTTTACCAGATAAAAGTAACCGTTATATGAATTTGAATTAGGCAGTTCTTTTTTCTGATCCATAACCTCGTTCATGCATGAGGCTGAAATATATTGAGTAAATCCTTCATCCATCCAATAATACTTTAATTCATTTGTAGCCAGTAAGAATTGAAACCAGCTATGTGCAAATTCATGAGCCGTTGTCCCAACAAGGCTTCCAAAGTTTTTTCCTCCTGCGATCAAGGTGCACATCGCATATTCCATACCTCCATCTCCTCCTTGAATGACGGAGTATTGTTTGTATGGATATGTTCCGATGTGTTTGTTAAAATAACTTAGGATCTTCTGTGTTTTTTCAGGAAGTTTTTTCCAGTTTTCCACAACTTCGGGTTTGTCATTTTTATAGAAAAAATGAAGTTCCACCTCATTCTCTCCCATAACTTTTTCATGAATGTAATCCGGGTCAGCCGCCCAGGTAAAATCATGAACCCTGGGAGCTACAAAGTGCCAGCTGAGCTTTTTACCCTTGGGAAGATTTAATTTTTTAGAAGGATCTTCATAACCATGACCCACTTCCTGAGGATTTTGTAAATAACCTGTCCCTCCAATAATGTAGTCCCTGTCAATATGTATGGTTACATCAAAATCACCCCATACTCCATGAAATTCACGAGCTATGTACTGGTCCAGCTGCCAGCCGTCTACATCATACTCCGCAAGTTTAGGATACCATTGAGCCATACTCAAGGCCACTCCATCCTGATTGTTTCTGCCAGCCCTTCTTATATGGACCGGTACCTGGCCATCGAACTCCATCTCAAGGGTGGTTTTTGATCCCGGTTGAAGAGGCTGGTTCAAGTTTACAATTAGAATTGTACCTGAAACTTCATAATCAACCTCTTTACCATCCTGCAACAGCGATTGTATTTTTTGATACCCTATCTCATCGGGCCCTAAAGAGGCAATTCTACTCTTGTAATCCGGATTCTCCCTGGTGCCTTCATTGATGGACATTCTTGAATCAGGATCAGGAATGCTTTGTAAGCGGATGTCCATATCACTGCCAGGTTGAAAGGCATTGAATTGAAGGTGATAAAAAACCTTATGTAATTCATCCGGAGAATTATTCGTGTAGATCAGCTTTTGCTTTCCTTTAAACTGGAATTTTTCAGCATCAACATCGATGTCCATGGTATAATCAGCATGCTGTTGCCAGTAATGTTCTCTCTGGCCAAATGCATTTGTCAAAAAAAGAATTGTGAAAAATAGAAGAATTTGTTTTTTCATTGCTAATGGGTACTTATAAGAAAGCTACAAAAGATCGGAGGTCATTTGTAGCTTTCAAGTTTGAATTAAGTGTTATTTATTTGTTTCCATTCACCATGGAATCTGCCATTTTTAAAGCGTTATAGGCATTTAAAACTCTTCCTGAGACAGACAGGTCACTAAAGGGAACCGTTTTTCCTTCTCCGCCCGGCAGTTTTACTTCCAGGTCAACCTTGGTTCCTGAATTCATCAAGATGTGTTTTACCTGGCTCGCTGAAAGCTCAGGATAGTAAGATCGAATCAAACATGCGACACCTGCAACTTCAGGAGCTGCCATTGAGGTTCCCTGAATTGATTTGTATTCATTTTTAGGTATGGTAGAGTAGATCTCATATCCAGGAGCGAACAGATCCACATTCAATTTTCCATAATTGGAAAAGGAAGCAACAAGGTCTTCATTGTAATTTCTTGTCATTGCTCCAATTGTGATCACATTATCAGTAATTTCTTTTACTTTGTCAGGAGCATCTGTTGGAAAGTTATCACTCTTGTCAATATTCTTGTGGTCATTACCGGCAGCATGCACCAACAAGACATCTTTACTCTCTGAATATTTAATAGCATCGTATACCCATTCCGCATTAGGAGAATAGCTTTTTCCAAAACTCATATTAATGACTTTCGCTCCGTTGTCAACGGCATATCGGATGGCTAGAGCTACATCCTTGTCGTATTCATCGCCATCAGGAACTCCCCTTACCGATAATAACTTTACGTTTTTAGCAACCCCATTCATCCCAACACCATTATTTCTTGTTGCCATCGCAATTCCGGTTACGTGGGTTCCATGCATCTCATCATCAAGTGAACCTACCGTAAAGGCATTTCCATAAGGTACGTCCTTGATGTCATAGGGATCGTCTCCGGTAGCTGTTCTTCCGTCGAAATCCGGGTTGTACATGGTATTAACCTGTGCGCCGTAATATTCGATTCCTCCATCAAGTTGTTCATTTGCTTCCTCAACCGTTGAACCATTTCCTAATACTCTCATCAAAAAAGGATCACGCTCTGCTTCATCAAGACTATTCAAATCAGCAATAGTGTAAGTTTCTTTACCAAGTTTGGCAATAGTCGCTTTATCAGCATCATTCAAATAGACTTTCATCTGTTTGTACCGGTCATGATTCTCATTGGCCTCTTTAATTCTTTTTTCATAGTCTTTTTTAACTTTCTGATAATAGTTAAAGCCGTCCATTTCAGAGGCATTCATGTCGTCTCTTGTTTTACCTTCGTATTTGGCCCCAAGCATTTTGTAAATACGTGTGACCTCCAATTGTTCAGGGGTAGCTTCCCCTTTTCCTCCAAGAAAATTCCAGCCGTGGATATCATCTATATAACCGTTGTTATCATCATCTTTTCCATTACCGGCAATTTCATCAGTATTGGTCCAGATATTATCTTTAAGATCTTCGTGATCTTTGTCAATTCCGGAATCGATTACGCCTAAAATGACCGTTGTGCCTTTTTTGTTACTTAAAAATTCATACGCTTTATCAAGACTCATTCCAGGAATAGAATCGGTCATTAAATCGGCATGCGGCCATGCTTTGATTTCATCATCAGACATAGCTCCTTTTTTTGCAGGTATGGTTACCGCAACTGCAGAACCTTCAGGAACTGCAACACTGTGAAGGTTTTTTGTCGAACTACATCCAGAAAGAACGATGGCTAAACCTAAGCCCAAAAACAATCTATTATTCATCATTTCAAATTTGAGTTTTATCAATTAAATATATCCTTGAATCGGAAGGTCTGATCTAGTCGAACCCCTTTTTCAGTGTGTTTCAAAGTACAAATTTCATTTTCTGCGTCATGTTCCAAAAACAGGTAATAGCCTTCATCAGCTGCCTTGTTCAGGAACTTTGCCTTTTCATTCATGGTGATCAATGGACGTACGTCATAACTCATGACATAAGGCAACGGAATATGACCCACAGTAGGCAACAGATCAGCCATGAAAACCAATTTTTTTCCCTGATAGTCAATATGAGGTATCATTTGTTTCTCAGTATGACCATCCGCAAAAAGGATGTCAAATCCAAGCGGCCCTGATTTTAAAAGCTCTTTTTCGGCCAGGGGAACAAAATTCAACTGCCCGCTTTCTTCAATGGGATTAATATTCTCTTTGAGAAAAGAGGCCTTTTCTCTGGGGTTTGGTTTTACCGCCCAGTCCCAGTGGTTCTTATTGCTCCAATATCTGGCGTTTTTAAATGCCGGTTCATAACCTGTACGATCCTTGTTCCACCTTATGCTTCCTCCACAGTGGTCAAAATGCAAATGGGTAAGAAATACATCCGTTATTTCATCCCTGTGAAACCCCAGTTTTTTCAAGGAGCTGTCCAGGTCCTCTTCTCCGAAGGGAAAGTAATAGCCAAAGAATTTTTCGCTTTGCTTATCACCTGTTCCGTTATCAATTAGGATAAGCCGGTTACCATCTTCAATCAACATGCAGCGAAGGCTCATATCGATTAAGTTATTGTTGTCAGCGGGATTGGTTTTTTGCCATATCACCTTGGGAACAACACCAAACATTGCGCCTCCGTCTAATTTGAAATTTCCGGTTTCAATCGGGTAAATCTGCATGAGCAATTTATAAGAATTGCAAATATGCAAAAAAAAGGGGTAAGTAATTGTTAAATAAATAAAAAAACCTCATTCCAAATGCTCTAGAAACGAGGTTTTAAGAGGCGTCAAGCGGATTCGAACCGCTGTACGAGCTTTTGCAGAGCCCTGCCTAGCCACTCGGCCATGACGCCAAAAACGGATGCAAATTTAATTAAAAAAATGTTGATTGCAATAGTATTAATACTTTATTGTTTCTTTTCGAGAACAAAAACATTCGAGGTATTTCTTATTTGATGCCTTCCACTTCCAATTTTCCAATTGTTAATGTTAAAACGGGTTACGAACTGCGCTTCAAACATAACATCCAAAGAATCCGGTATAGAGTCATAGGTCATAAAAGTAAATTTTCTATCTTCCGGGAGGTCCTTTAATATCCTGACTCTTTTAATCGGTTCGCCCAGGTCATAAATGAGTTCGGGAGGCAGTATGGAATCCATGGAATAGATATCAAGATTACGAGTCTCTTGAATTTTTCGAATATTCGAGGCACTTTGATATTCCTCATTGTTATAGGTCAACTCAACAAGTGGAAATGCGAATAGTATGATAGAGCAAATGAAGAAAATTATGCCGTAAAAACAATATTCATATTTAGCGGACCTTAACCATTTTAGAATCAATATTCCCAGGGTAAACAAACTTACCGAAGTCAATGCAAAATACGCAAAATACGGACCGAATTCTCCGTTAAAAACAGTGTAAATTCCAAAAGGTGCCACAAGCCCGATCAAAGCAATAAGGCCAAATCCAAATCTGGAAAGATAGATATCGAGTTTGGTTAATTGTTTCGCATTGTTAATAATGTAGCTTAAATAAAAACTTGTATTGAGGGCCATGGGGATCAAAACGGGTAGCAAATAGCGTTCTTTCTTTTCTGGAACCATTGAAAGCAGAATCACTGAAGAGAGAGTCCAGAGCAAAGAAAACAGGTAGTTTTTTTTGTTTTCGACTCTTTTGATCATCATTGGATACATCAAAGCAAGAAATGAGAAAAAGGTCCAGATACCCGATTGAACGAAAAAGCTCCAATAATGATAAAAAGGTTTTACGCTTCGATTGGCCCAGGAGTTGGCTTCTTTGTTCGCAATAGATTCAGCCGTACCCAAATCGGTCAGATAGATGTAAAATCCCCAGCTTAAGCCCACCAGGGCAAAGACAGCAAGGAAGACCAGCAAATAGCCAATCTTCTTGTTAAAGTTTTTGTATTTGAAGGTGATTCCATAGGCAATTAAAAATGGAAGGAATAAGGCAAACAATGACACAGGCCCTTTACTCATAAATGAGAACCCCAGAAAAACACCTGCCAGGATCCAGTTTTTCCAGGCTTTTTCTCCTGATTGAAAAGCTAGATACAATTGATAGATGGCATAGGTCATGAAACTATGAGTGAATATATCCCATTGCCCGTTTCGGCCTGAAAAAACAATATAAAATGAACTCGACAGAATAAGAGCGGCAATAAAAGACTGCTTTTTCTCCTGAAATAACTGAATTGCGAAACGGTAAAGCGTAAATATCAGAAAAACAGATGCAAGAGCAGCCGGAAGTCTCAGGGCAAAGTGGTTCGTCATTCCAAAAGCAGCTCCTGACAGGGCTGTCAACCATGTTGGTAAGGGTGGTTTTTCATACCTGGGCTCCAGATTCATCGTTGTATGTATCCAATTTCCATGCTCAAGCATTTCCCTCGCGGTAATAAAGTTTCGTGCTTCCATGATATTTACTTCCAGAAGGCCCAGATGTGGAAAGAATATACACAGACATGCCAGTGCTAAAAAAAGTATGTAGCGCTGATTATTCATAATTTGAACTTTTTATTAGATATATGTTACGAATATAAACAACAATACCAAAAAGATGTCCGACGAATAATACAGGATCCTTTCTTAAAATGGCATAAATAAGGATCAAGGATGATCCGGTTACACTAAGAACCCAGAATCCTAAAGGAAGAATGGATTCTTTCCGTTTCTCTGAATAAATCCATTGATATATAAACCTCAGGTTAAATACAACCTGGGCCACACTTCCCATTACGATGAGCCACCAAGGAATATTTTCATTTTTAAAAACCCTTTCAATATCAATCTGATTGTTGTTGAAGGAATACCACAAAATCAGAAACGGAGCAAAAATCAGAAACCCTCTAAGAAAAAGAGGCAGCTTTTTCCAAAAACCATTTAATTGTAAATTTCTTATATAGACAAAGTAGGTGATCACCTGCCCCAGCATGATGGCAAAATCATCTCGGAACCAACCGTAAACAAACAATAGAAAAGAAGCCAGGAGGCTAAGTTGCCAGAATATAAGCGGGGTAATTACTTTTTTTACCTTTTCCGATTGTATCCATTGAATGATCAGTCGTGAGGAAAACAAAATCTGAGCCGAAAACCCCAGACTATAAATGAGCCAGTCACTCATAATTATCGCTTTATCTCAGCAGAGGATTCTGCTATTTTATAATTGATATATTTTCGTTTCATCCAAAGATAGGCAAAGCAATCGGCCAAAGGACCAAATAAACGGTTCCATAAGTGATACTTGGCTTCACCTGCGATACGCGGAAAATGCCTTACAGGTACCTGTTTTATTTTACCATCCTGAAGTAAGATCATCGCAGGTAAAAATCGGTGTAAACCCTTGAACATAGGAATTCTTTTGGCGTAGTCCGTTTTTATGATCTTTAACGGACATCCGGTATCATCCATTCCGTCGTGCGTAAATGACCTTCTTATTCCATTGGCAATGGCAGACGACAAATTTTTAACAAAAGAATCTTTCCTGTCTGATCGTAGCCCGGTTACCAAGTCGTAATGATCGATTTCCGCAAGCAACAAATTAAAATCTTCCGGAGCTGTTTGAAGATCTGAATCAATATATCCGATAAGGTCCGTGGTGGAGTGGTCAAACCCTGCCTTTAATGCAGCACTTAAGCCTCTGTTCTCCTCAAAACTCAGATAGGAAAATCGATCATCTTTGTCGCAAATTTCTTGGATTTTGGTTTGACTATGATCTGTAGAGCCGTCATTGACAAGAAGTACTGTCGTCTCTGCCAGAGAAATTTCAAGGAAAGCTGTGAGTTCCTCTCCTAGCCTGGATATATTATCTTCTTCGTTGAATATTGGAACAATGATGTTAAGTGATCTTTTCATTTTTAATATCAACGTTTTCTCTCCATTATAATTGATACCATTTCTACGTTACCACCTATAGGCGGGTTGAGCTTTGACACTTTAATTTTTGCTTTTTTTACCAGGGGAATCTCAAGTAAGATTCGGTCAAGGATAAGGCTGGCAACGGTTTCCAGTAGTTTCGTCCGTACTGCCATTTCTTCTTTTACAATCTTGTTCAGGTGAACATAATCAACAGTATCGGCCAGATGGTCTGATTTTGATGAAGGTTGAAGGTTTGCTTTCACCGAAAGGTCTATCCTGTAATCTGAGCCAATTTTACCTTCTTCAACTAAACAGCCATGGTAGGCATATACTCTGATATTGCTGATTTTAATCGTCCCCAAGATGTAGAAATTTTTGCAAATATACTTATTCCAAGTTCATGGGGGCCATATTTCATTAAAAAGCAGAAGATCAGTTGAAAAGATTGATCAAAAACAGTATTTCTTAATAGTTGCCGTTCTCTGGATATTTTGCCATAAACTCTTCCACCTTATCAACCATTTTTTTACTTCCCACAAAGATTGGAACGCGCTGATGCAGCTCAGTAGGTTTAATTTCCAGGATTCTTTTGTAGCCATCTGTTGCCTTTCCTCCTGCCTGTTCCGCAAGAAAAGCAATAGGGTTACATTCATAGAGCAAGCGCAATTTACCCTGGGGGGACTTGGAACTCGTGGGGTACATGTAGATACCTCCTTTGATCATATTCCGATGGTAGTCTGAGACCAGGGATCCAATGTATCTTGCTGAATAGGGTCGGTTTCCTTTTTCCTCCTGACAGTATTTTAGATAATCCTTTACGCCTTGAGGGAAATGGACATAGTAACCTTCGTTAATAGAATAGATACTTCCATCTTCCGGGAATTTCATATTGGGATGTGACAGATAATAGGTTCCCATGGCAGGGTTCAAGGTAAAACCATTGACACCACAACCTGTTGTATAAACAAGCATGGTAGAGGTCCCGTAAACAACATATCCGGCAGCAACCTGCAGATTTCCGGGCTGAAGAAAATCATCTTTGGTTACTGGAGTCCCTATTGGTGTGACTCTCCTGTAGATGGAAAAGATCGTCCCCACCGAGACATTGACATCAATATTAGAAGATCCGTCCAAAGGGTCAATAAGTACAACATATTTATTGTCGTGTGATCTGTTTTTGCCTTCTATGATTACAAAATCATCCTCTTCTTCACTGGCAATACCACAAATAATTTCACGATTGATCAGCGTTTTCATAAAGACATCGTTGGCATATACATCCAGTTTTTGCTGATCTTCTCCCTGAATATTGGTGTCACCTGCGGCTCCGAGTATGTCTACAAGGCCCGCTTTATTCACTTCATGGTTCACTACCTTACTCGCAAGTTTTATAGAGCTAAGCAATCTTGAAAGTTCACCCGATGAATATTGAAAATCATTCTGATTATCAATGATATACTCTCCGAGGGTTTTTGTCTTATGCATTTTATCCGGGTTTAGGGGGTTACTATACAAATATGGTTATTTTTGTATACTTTAAAACGAAAATATGGAGATATTATTGAGGGAAGGAAAAAAATCTGATATGCCTTCGGTTTTGGAACTTATCAAAGAACTGGCAACTTTTGAAAACGAGGAGGATGCAGTAGAAGTCAGTGTGGAAGAACTGCTAAGAGATGGTTTTGGCGAACGTCCTTCTTTTAAAGTTTTTATAGGAGAGATTGAAGGGAAAATAGTTGGAATGGCACTATTTTATGAGCGTTATTCTACCTGGAAGGGAAAGTCAATCCATCTTGAAGACCTAATCGTCAGTGATGCTTATCGCGGAAGAGGAGTCGGAAAGGCCTTGTATACGAAAGTTATGGAGTATGCACATCAAAGAAATATCAAGAGAGTATCCTGGGAAGTACTTGACTGGAATCAAGTGGCGATTGACTTTTATGAATCTACTGGTGCTCATATCGTGGAAGGATGGCAGGTGGTGCATATGAATGAAGCATCTTTGAACAAGTTTGTCAGTAATACCTGAATTAGATTCGGGAGCAAAATATATCAATGGAAATATTCAAATTTGGGGGAGCCTCAGTGAAGGACGCTCTTGGGGTTAAGAATTTTAAAAGGGTTCTTGAGAAACTTGAAGCAAAAGATGTTGTAATCGTCATTTCTGCCATGGGAAAAATGACCAATGCCTTTGAAGGCCTTGTAAGGGCTTATGTGGATAAAGACGGGCACGTGGAGGAGCACCTGACTACGATTCGGAATTTTCATCTGGACATTTTGGACGATCTTGATTTTGATCAGGACGATTCAATTTTTGAGTCTGTAGAGGGAATATTCTCAGATTTATCCAATTTTTTGACAAAGAATAATTCAACAGATTACGATTATATTTATGATCAGGTCGTAAGTAAAGGGGAGATGCTCTCCACTCGTATTTGCAGTGCATATTTGAACCGAAGTGGTATCAGGAACAACTGGCTTGACGTCAGAAAATGTATCAAGACCAACAGTGATTTCAGAAGGGCAAGAGTACATTGGGAGGCCACTGAAAAAGCGATAAAAACTGAATTAAAGGGCAAGGGTATTACCATTACACAGGGCTTTATTGGAAGCGATAATTATGGCAGGACAACTACCCTCGGAAGAGAGGGCTCTGATTACACTGCGGGAATTTTTGCCTATTGTTTAGAGGCAGCTACGGTTTCTATTTTTAAAGATGTTCCGGGTGTTCTGAATGCCGACCCAAGAGAATTTGATGAAACCAGATTGATCGAACAGATATCGTACAAGGAAGCCATCGAAATGGCTTTTTACGGAGCTTCCGTTATTCATCCCAAGACCCTGCAACCCTTGCAGAGAAAGTCAATTCCATTAAGGGTCAGGTCATTTCTGGATACGGATGCAAAGGGAACATTTGTGGGGAGTGAACTGGATATCGTTCCCAAAACTTCCTGTTATATTGTCAAGAAAAATCAAATATTGATATCAATTTCCGATAAAGAATTTCATTTTGTTATGGAAAATGATATTAGTGAGATTTTTAGAATGTTGCACGAATTGAAATTAAAAGTAAATTTAATACAGAATTCAGCCTTGAGTTTTTCTGTATGTATTGAGGATAATTTTAATAATTTTGAAAGGTTGCTTCAAAATTTAGAACCAGGCTATAAGGTAAAGTACAATAAGAACCTTGTTTTGTATACGGTCAGGCATTTTGATGAAAAGGCGGTGGATGAACTCGAAAAAGGGAAAGAGCTTTTATTAAAACAGCGCAGCAGGGAAACCGTCCAGTTAATAGTTAAAGCATAAAGGTCAGATGAGTCTGGTTAATTCCAAGGAAATAGCAAAAGTTTTGAAGCTTGATAAATTCGGGTGGGCAGGGACAATTGTTGGATGGACCTTGCTGAAAACTTTGAGGATTTCCAAGTTAAACCGGATTTATGAACGCCATAAACATAAGGAAGACATTGAGTTTCTAGACGGTATTTTAAGAGATTTTAAAATTGATTTTGAGATTCCTGAAGACGATCTGGCGAGGATACCCAAGGAGGGCGCTTTTATTACGGTATCCAATCACCCTCTTGGAGGGATTGACGGGATTTTACTGTTAAAGTTATTGGTTGACAGAAGGCCGGATTATAAGATAATAGCCAATTTTCTTTTACACCGTATCGTACCATTGCAGAAATACGTGATGCCTGTTAACCCCTTTGAAGATCATAAAGATGCCAAATCGAGTGTGGCCGGAATAAAGAATGCCTTGCTTCATCTCAGTAATCGATTCCCTTTGGGAATATTTCCGGCGGGTGAAGTGTCGACCTTTAAAGACGGAAAACTAGTAGTTGACAAGCCCTGGGAAGAAGGAGCTATTAAGATCATAAAAAAGGCCAATGTTCCGGTTATACCCATATATTTTCATGCCAAGAACAGTAAATTATTTTACTTTTTATCCAGTTTGAGTGATACAATGCGAACGGCTAAGTTGCCTTCGGAACTTCTGACTCAAAAAAACAGGGTGATCAAAGTAAGAATCGGAAAACCGATTACGGTCAAGGAGCAAAACGATTTTCAAACGCTTGATGATTTTCATCTTTACCTGAGGAAAAAGACCTACATGCTGGCCAACCCTTTTGAAAAGGAGTCTTCATATATCAATGCCAAGAACTTTAAAATACCCAAGCCTGCCAAGGCCATTATAGACCCGATAGATACTTCCCTGATCGAGAAAGAGCTGAAAGCTTTGGACAAAAACGACTCACTATTATTCACCAGCAAAATATACCGAATTTACCTGGCTGACAGTAAGGACATACCGAATACCCTTAATGAGATTGGAAGGCTCCGAGAAGTTACTTTCAGAGAGGTTGGTGAAGGAACCAACAAGGCTCTCGATCTTGATCAGTTTGACGGGTTTTACAAACATCTCTTTTTATGGGATTCAAGTCAGAAACAACTTGTAGGAGCCTACAGGATGGGTCTTGGACAAGAAATTTTTAAGAAACGCGGGATCGAAGGATTTTACGTGAACGAGCTTTTTAAGATCGAGACTGAGCTGTTTGACATGATGGAGGCCACTATTGAAATGGGCAGGGCCTTTATTATCAAATCTTACCAGCAACGGCCCATGCCCCTGTTTTTATTGTGGAAAGGGATTGTGCATGTGACCCTGAGGTATCCTGAACATAAGTACCTGATGGGAGGTGTGAGCATCAGTAACAAGTTTTCCAATTTTTCCAAATCCCTGATGATCGAATTCATGAAGTCTCATTATTATGACCCGTTCATTGCTCAATATGTTCATCCCAAACAGGCATATAAAGTAAAATTGAACGTAGCCGACAAGGACTTTGTTTTTGATTCTGCCAAAGCAGATATGAACAAATTTGACAAGATCATTGATGAGCTGGAACCCGGTGATTTAAGACTTCCTGTACTGATGAAAAAATATGTCAAGCAAAACGCCAGGTTGATCGCTTTTAATGTAGATCCTAAATTCAATAATGCGGTGGACGGGTTAATGTACATCCGGATAGCTGACATTCCGGATACGACCGTAAAGCCAGTTATGGAAGAGTTCCAGGCCGAACTTGAACGAAAGTTAAACAACGAGAAATAGTCAATTAATTTAAAACCAGGGTTTCCTTCCCACCTGATAGGTCTGGTAGAATTCCTCATCCGATTTGGCGAGGTAAACAATTCCTTCAATTAGCCCGATGAGAGCGACAACTCCTGCTAGAAATCCTAAACTCAGTATACTGATGACCAGCATGATCAATCCTTCTTTCTGGTATCCAAGAATGAATTTATGAATGCCAAGGGCTCCGAAAATGATCGCTACGATTCCCGCCACGATCCTTTTGCTTTCATGGTCCGAACTTATTTGCTCATAGGCTTCTTTAGCACTTTCAGAAAATTCTGAAGCGGTACTTTTCACTTCCTCTTGAAAATCCTGGGTATTTTCATCGATTTCCTTAGCTATTTTACCCGCTTTTTCCTTAATTTTTTTGGCACCTTCCTCGATCTTTTTTTCCAGATCTTTGATGGGATCTTTTTTATTGTCTGACGTATCCATTGCCTTGATTTTTTGAAGTGGATTCTCTCAAATTTAAAGATTTTAATAATCAATTCCTATTCTTTGAGGTTCTTTAAATTTTACTACTTTTGAAGCATAAGGACAATTTATGCAAAGCAAAGAAAAAGTCGCGGTCATAGGAGGAGGAAGCTGGGCCACCGCCATCGTAAAGATGTTATGCGAAAATCTTGATGAAGTGGGCTGGTATATGCGAAGCTATTATATCATTGAACATATTAAAAGAAACAAGCACAATCCGAACTATCTTAGTTCGGCCTATTTTGATACCGAAAAACTACATTTTTCTGAAGATATAAATGAGATTATCGGCTATGCTGATTATTTGATCTTTGCTGTTCCGTCTGCTTTTCTTCAATCAGAACTTGACAAGATCAAGGTTCCACTTGATGATAAAATCATTTTTTCGGCCATTAAAGGG
This DNA window, taken from Lutimonas zeaxanthinifaciens, encodes the following:
- a CDS encoding lipid-A-disaccharide synthase N-terminal domain-containing protein — protein: MSDWLIYSLGFSAQILFSSRLIIQWIQSEKVKKVITPLIFWQLSLLASFLLFVYGWFRDDFAIMLGQVITYFVYIRNLQLNGFWKKLPLFLRGFLIFAPFLILWYSFNNNQIDIERVFKNENIPWWLIVMGSVAQVVFNLRFIYQWIYSEKRKESILPLGFWVLSVTGSSLILIYAILRKDPVLFVGHLFGIVVYIRNIYLIKSSNYE
- a CDS encoding glycosyltransferase; the protein is MKRSLNIIVPIFNEEDNISRLGEELTAFLEISLAETTVLLVNDGSTDHSQTKIQEICDKDDRFSYLSFEENRGLSAALKAGFDHSTTDLIGYIDSDLQTAPEDFNLLLAEIDHYDLVTGLRSDRKDSFVKNLSSAIANGIRRSFTHDGMDDTGCPLKIIKTDYAKRIPMFKGLHRFLPAMILLQDGKIKQVPVRHFPRIAGEAKYHLWNRLFGPLADCFAYLWMKRKYINYKIAESSAEIKR
- the folB gene encoding dihydroneopterin aldolase; this encodes MGTIKISNIRVYAYHGCLVEEGKIGSDYRIDLSVKANLQPSSKSDHLADTVDYVHLNKIVKEEMAVRTKLLETVASLILDRILLEIPLVKKAKIKVSKLNPPIGGNVEMVSIIMERKR
- the fbp gene encoding class 1 fructose-bisphosphatase, producing the protein MHKTKTLGEYIIDNQNDFQYSSGELSRLLSSIKLASKVVNHEVNKAGLVDILGAAGDTNIQGEDQQKLDVYANDVFMKTLINREIICGIASEEEDDFVIIEGKNRSHDNKYVVLIDPLDGSSNIDVNVSVGTIFSIYRRVTPIGTPVTKDDFLQPGNLQVAAGYVVYGTSTMLVYTTGCGVNGFTLNPAMGTYYLSHPNMKFPEDGSIYSINEGYYVHFPQGVKDYLKYCQEEKGNRPYSARYIGSLVSDYHRNMIKGGIYMYPTSSKSPQGKLRLLYECNPIAFLAEQAGGKATDGYKRILEIKPTELHQRVPIFVGSKKMVDKVEEFMAKYPENGNY
- a CDS encoding GNAT family N-acetyltransferase, which produces MEILLREGKKSDMPSVLELIKELATFENEEDAVEVSVEELLRDGFGERPSFKVFIGEIEGKIVGMALFYERYSTWKGKSIHLEDLIVSDAYRGRGVGKALYTKVMEYAHQRNIKRVSWEVLDWNQVAIDFYESTGAHIVEGWQVVHMNEASLNKFVSNT
- a CDS encoding aspartate kinase gives rise to the protein MEIFKFGGASVKDALGVKNFKRVLEKLEAKDVVIVISAMGKMTNAFEGLVRAYVDKDGHVEEHLTTIRNFHLDILDDLDFDQDDSIFESVEGIFSDLSNFLTKNNSTDYDYIYDQVVSKGEMLSTRICSAYLNRSGIRNNWLDVRKCIKTNSDFRRARVHWEATEKAIKTELKGKGITITQGFIGSDNYGRTTTLGREGSDYTAGIFAYCLEAATVSIFKDVPGVLNADPREFDETRLIEQISYKEAIEMAFYGASVIHPKTLQPLQRKSIPLRVRSFLDTDAKGTFVGSELDIVPKTSCYIVKKNQILISISDKEFHFVMENDISEIFRMLHELKLKVNLIQNSALSFSVCIEDNFNNFERLLQNLEPGYKVKYNKNLVLYTVRHFDEKAVDELEKGKELLLKQRSRETVQLIVKA